In a single window of the Candidatus Nanosynbacter featherlites genome:
- the rfbB gene encoding dTDP-glucose 4,6-dehydratase → MTRMLVTGGAGFIGSNFVHYTVKHKPDYDITVIDKLTYAGNTANLQPVADKITFVEGDICNAELMDKLVAETDIVVHFAAESHNDNSLRNPWPFVETNVIGTYTILEAIRKHGKRLHHISTDEVFGDLELDDPNRFTEDTPYNPSSPYSSTKASSDMLVRAWIRSFGIKATISNCSNNYGPYQHIEKFIPRQITNILSDIKPKLYGTGEQVRDWIHVDDHNSAVHLILEKGELGETYIIGADNDHVNNKMVIELICELMGKGKDWYEHVNDRPGHDMRYAMDSSKLRRELGWQPQYTDNQTGMRDGLMQTIEWYREHEDWWKAQKEAVEAAYAKQGQ, encoded by the coding sequence ATGACCAGAATGCTAGTTACGGGAGGTGCGGGATTCATTGGCTCGAATTTTGTACATTATACCGTCAAACACAAGCCAGACTACGACATCACTGTTATCGACAAGCTTACGTATGCGGGTAACACTGCCAATTTACAACCAGTGGCTGACAAGATTACTTTTGTAGAAGGCGACATTTGTAATGCCGAGTTGATGGATAAATTAGTGGCTGAAACTGACATTGTGGTGCATTTCGCCGCTGAAAGTCATAATGACAACTCTCTGCGCAATCCGTGGCCGTTTGTCGAGACCAACGTCATCGGCACCTACACCATTCTTGAGGCTATTCGCAAGCACGGCAAGCGCCTCCATCACATCTCGACCGACGAAGTATTTGGCGATTTGGAACTTGACGATCCAAACCGTTTCACCGAAGACACCCCATACAATCCATCCAGCCCCTACTCCAGCACCAAGGCTTCCAGCGACATGCTAGTACGCGCCTGGATTCGCAGCTTCGGCATCAAAGCGACGATTTCCAATTGTTCAAACAATTACGGACCCTACCAACACATCGAAAAGTTCATTCCGCGCCAAATCACCAATATTTTGAGCGACATCAAGCCCAAATTGTACGGCACCGGCGAGCAAGTCCGCGACTGGATTCACGTTGATGATCACAACTCAGCCGTTCACCTCATCTTGGAAAAGGGTGAGCTGGGCGAGACTTACATCATCGGCGCCGACAACGATCATGTTAATAACAAGATGGTGATTGAACTCATTTGCGAGCTGATGGGCAAAGGCAAGGATTGGTATGAACACGTCAATGACCGCCCTGGCCACGACATGCGCTACGCCATGGACTCCAGCAAGCTGCGCCGCGAACTGGGCTGGCAGCCACAGTACACCGATAACCAAACAGGTATGCGCGACGGCCTAATGCAAACCATTGAGTGGTACCGCGAGCACGAAGATTGGTGGAAGGCCCAAAAAGAAGCAGTTGAAGCAGCTTACGCAAAACAGGGGCAATAA
- a CDS encoding SDR family oxidoreductase, with translation MSKKYVILGASGQLGKALCAMFPDAKALSREELDIADEAQIDTFDWSKYDVIINAAALVNADGSETEELRAKTWLANAYGPRNLAKIAIEKNKTLVHYSSDYVWDGREKNHQDDEVVAPLLVYGESKAAGDLVVSLVPKHYIMRVSWVVGDGHNMPKTMKNLADMRINPKVVNDQFGRLTFASEIARATKYFLDNNVVYGLYNVSNDGPVKSWYEIAADVFEYAGHDRNRVQPISTEEYAASKPGFAPRPLNSDMDLSKLHQTGFTPSDYTGLLKEYVNQLPVNE, from the coding sequence ATGAGTAAGAAATATGTAATTCTGGGGGCAAGTGGACAACTGGGTAAGGCGCTGTGTGCTATGTTTCCAGATGCCAAGGCGTTATCACGAGAAGAATTAGATATAGCCGATGAAGCACAAATAGACACGTTTGATTGGTCAAAATACGACGTTATCATAAATGCAGCAGCCTTGGTTAACGCTGATGGTTCTGAGACAGAAGAACTGCGCGCCAAGACGTGGCTGGCCAATGCCTATGGTCCACGTAATCTTGCTAAGATCGCTATTGAGAAAAATAAGACCCTTGTCCATTATTCATCAGATTATGTCTGGGATGGTCGAGAGAAGAACCATCAAGATGATGAAGTAGTTGCGCCTCTTTTGGTCTATGGAGAAAGTAAGGCAGCTGGTGATTTGGTGGTCAGTTTGGTGCCAAAACACTACATTATGCGGGTATCATGGGTTGTTGGTGACGGTCATAATATGCCAAAAACCATGAAAAATTTGGCAGATATGCGTATCAATCCAAAAGTTGTTAATGATCAATTTGGTCGGCTAACGTTTGCGTCAGAGATTGCTCGAGCTACCAAGTATTTCCTAGATAATAACGTTGTGTATGGGCTATATAACGTATCTAATGATGGTCCAGTTAAGTCGTGGTACGAAATTGCCGCTGATGTTTTCGAATATGCTGGACATGACCGTAACCGTGTGCAGCCGATTTCCACTGAGGAATATGCAGCCAGTAAACCAGGTTTTGCACCGCGGCCACTCAACAGTGACATGGACTTATCAAAGCTACACCAAACAGGCTTCACACCAAGTGATTACACTGGTCTATTAAAAGAGTATGTTAACCAATTGCCAGTAAATGAATAG
- a CDS encoding glycosyltransferase yields MSSKSQHTFVVLAYKESPFLEDCIKSVMNQQYNSTVVIATSTPNTFIDTIAKKYGLKVIARPERDRGKGAASDFDFALSVSETTLTTVANHDEVYDYNYSSEVVAYYETHKDSCIIFTRAYDIKGNFAVTKSLNLIIKNMLCWPLAISKKSRFTKRLLLSFGDPICCPAVTFIKGHYKLPVFESDLIATFDYWAWEKLSKNTYGFGYIKKSLMGHRIHEGSITTKAIGNNARAKEEYMILSKFWPKPIAKIISSIYRLSERSNG; encoded by the coding sequence ATGAGTAGTAAATCGCAGCACACTTTTGTTGTTTTAGCCTATAAAGAATCACCGTTTTTGGAAGACTGTATTAAGTCTGTTATGAACCAGCAATATAACAGTACTGTTGTGATTGCTACATCGACACCAAATACTTTCATTGATACTATCGCTAAAAAATACGGCTTGAAAGTAATTGCTCGACCAGAAAGGGATAGAGGCAAGGGTGCTGCTAGTGATTTTGACTTTGCGTTATCCGTTTCTGAGACGACACTAACTACCGTTGCTAACCATGATGAGGTATATGATTATAACTATTCTTCAGAGGTGGTTGCCTACTATGAAACACATAAAGATAGCTGCATCATCTTTACCAGGGCATATGACATCAAAGGTAACTTTGCAGTTACTAAGTCTTTGAATTTGATTATTAAAAACATGCTTTGCTGGCCGCTGGCAATTTCCAAGAAGAGTCGATTTACTAAGAGGCTGCTTCTGTCGTTTGGTGATCCAATTTGTTGTCCAGCCGTGACTTTTATCAAAGGTCATTACAAACTTCCGGTTTTTGAGTCTGATTTGATAGCGACGTTTGATTATTGGGCGTGGGAAAAACTGTCTAAAAATACTTACGGCTTTGGTTATATCAAAAAATCACTAATGGGCCATCGTATCCATGAAGGTTCAATTACCACCAAAGCGATTGGCAACAATGCTCGTGCCAAGGAAGAATATATGATTTTGTCAAAGTTTTGGCCAAAACCAATAGCTAAAATCATCTCATCAATATATCGTCTCAGTGAGCGGAGTAACGGGTGA
- a CDS encoding glycosyltransferase family 8 protein, with product MNKGILNVIYQSDDNYAVVSAISIVSLLKNNKHLKEINIFYLGHQLKKDSINKFNKMVGNYKNATITFVDVSSYPDELKEIGVKAWKGLYITWYKMLAFAKLDIKTDRILYINPHTVISGALDGLLELDFEDNVMALSYDATMVNAHKDVIGLKPTDGYFNCGIMLINHKKWMKDKIDAKMREHLRHNHYEVADQDLCNVFFKGKIKKVGVEYNFSTVFYGYDIKKYIKANGFLPESFYSYEEIMESYYAPKIIHSQFGMNGRPWQQGNDNPVGILWRKYLKLTPWKDATMPVAKKDMNWRLYDLLPQSIIVKLYAWAVNRKFARKK from the coding sequence GTGAATAAAGGAATTTTAAATGTTATATATCAGAGTGATGACAACTATGCCGTAGTTAGTGCAATATCTATTGTGTCGCTTTTGAAAAACAATAAACATTTGAAAGAAATTAATATTTTTTACCTCGGACATCAGCTCAAGAAAGATAGTATCAACAAATTCAACAAAATGGTTGGAAACTATAAGAACGCCACAATTACTTTCGTCGACGTATCAAGTTATCCTGATGAGTTGAAAGAGATTGGTGTTAAGGCTTGGAAAGGCCTGTATATCACATGGTATAAGATGTTGGCGTTTGCCAAGCTTGACATCAAAACAGACCGAATTTTATACATTAATCCACATACGGTGATCAGTGGTGCACTTGATGGTCTTCTGGAGCTTGATTTTGAGGACAATGTGATGGCGCTGTCATACGACGCTACCATGGTAAACGCACATAAGGATGTCATTGGCTTGAAGCCAACCGACGGCTACTTTAACTGTGGAATTATGCTTATCAATCACAAAAAATGGATGAAAGATAAGATTGACGCTAAGATGCGTGAGCATTTGCGGCACAATCACTATGAGGTGGCTGACCAAGATTTATGTAACGTGTTTTTCAAAGGCAAGATCAAAAAAGTCGGTGTGGAATATAATTTCTCGACCGTTTTCTATGGCTATGATATTAAAAAATACATTAAAGCCAACGGTTTCTTGCCTGAAAGTTTTTATAGCTATGAGGAAATCATGGAGAGCTATTACGCGCCAAAGATTATTCATTCACAGTTTGGTATGAACGGTCGGCCATGGCAGCAAGGTAACGACAACCCAGTTGGTATCTTGTGGCGTAAATATTTGAAACTAACGCCATGGAAAGATGCTACGATGCCAGTAGCCAAGAAGGATATGAACTGGCGACTATACGACTTATTGCCGCAATCAATAATTGTCAAACTGTATGCTTGGGCGGTTAATCGCAAATTTGCGAGGAAGAAATAA
- a CDS encoding glycosyltransferase family 2 protein, which yields MRAAVVILNYKGWHDTKKCLAAMKKQTHEDFEIYLIDNGSGDDSVKELSKIKMKNIHFHQEPKNTGFTGGVNIGIRWAIEHGFDAVALLNNDAAPEPDWLKNLATALEQKPEVGAVTSLMLDTTGNFIDDAGDEYSTWGIPALRAEHLPKDQAPDSGLLFGATGGATLYRTKVFQQIGFFDEDFFAYNEDVDISWRMQLVGWKVWYEKTAVVFHKHSATSSKIPGFTINQVFKNLPQVFWKNVPFPMIIPMWFKFTMIYFMFMVYQIPKGGFKFAAKGFIQSIRLWPQSLAKRRRIQKTKTVSNAYIKSLLYHGLPLKQVNRIKKALGFK from the coding sequence ATGAGAGCCGCAGTGGTTATTTTGAATTATAAAGGCTGGCATGACACGAAGAAATGTTTGGCTGCCATGAAAAAGCAGACGCATGAAGATTTTGAGATATATTTGATAGACAATGGATCGGGTGATGACTCGGTTAAAGAATTATCAAAGATCAAGATGAAAAATATTCATTTCCATCAGGAGCCGAAAAATACGGGCTTCACTGGAGGGGTTAATATTGGAATTCGTTGGGCTATTGAACACGGCTTTGACGCGGTTGCCTTGTTGAATAATGATGCGGCTCCAGAGCCAGATTGGCTCAAAAACCTAGCGACTGCTTTGGAGCAGAAGCCAGAGGTCGGTGCGGTCACTAGTTTGATGTTGGACACCACTGGCAACTTCATTGATGACGCGGGTGACGAATATTCTACCTGGGGTATTCCGGCGCTGCGTGCGGAGCATTTACCAAAAGACCAAGCACCTGACAGTGGCCTACTTTTTGGTGCAACGGGTGGAGCAACCCTGTACCGCACCAAAGTTTTTCAGCAAATTGGCTTCTTTGATGAGGACTTTTTTGCGTACAACGAAGATGTTGATATTTCATGGCGTATGCAGCTAGTTGGCTGGAAGGTGTGGTATGAAAAAACTGCGGTAGTTTTCCATAAACATTCAGCAACAAGCTCTAAGATTCCTGGTTTTACCATCAACCAGGTGTTCAAAAACTTGCCACAGGTATTTTGGAAAAATGTACCATTTCCCATGATTATACCGATGTGGTTCAAATTCACCATGATATATTTTATGTTCATGGTGTACCAAATACCAAAAGGTGGCTTTAAATTTGCAGCCAAAGGATTTATACAAAGTATACGCCTATGGCCACAATCTCTGGCTAAGCGCCGCCGCATCCAAAAGACCAAAACCGTTTCAAATGCTTACATTAAATCATTGCTATATCACGGTCTTCCATTGAAGCAGGTGAATCGCATCAAGAAAGCCTTGGGATTTAAGTGA
- a CDS encoding exopolysaccharide biosynthesis polyprenyl glycosylphosphotransferase, producing MKRDFLFTSKALLLLADVSMVVLSFALAYYYRTHLDTRVYYFVPQIRNFVVLIVALLPLWLMVNALSGLYNREIFLSRPKEYMRVLLTSVISVMALISYEFFTGEDVFPVRIIAVYFVVINFILMILGREIVKLINSVLILRGFGRQKVLIVGDNDKTVELAEYFGKNINYGYDVVGVVAGYGGKGVETFKNFKTAVESVRPAIIIQTDITRSQEVYHYALSNHLTYMFVPQQDRMVSKMNSVEIIAGLPIIEIQATQLFGVGRVWKRLMDIVVGSVALLLLSPIMLLVAIIMKLSAPREAVFFRQTRLTRFNREFRIYKFRSQKSKYNGTTPEEAFTMMGRPELIKQYRDNGDQLDNDPRITRLGRFLRATSLDELPQLLNVVKGDISLVGPRALIPQEINQYKRKDTILAVKSGLTGLAQVSGRRDISFEERRQLDVYYVQNWSLWLDIRILVKTFGMVLFQRGAR from the coding sequence ATGAAACGCGATTTCCTGTTCACCTCAAAAGCGTTACTCTTACTGGCTGATGTTTCGATGGTGGTGCTGTCATTTGCGCTGGCCTATTATTACCGAACACACCTGGACACTCGTGTGTATTATTTTGTGCCGCAAATTCGCAACTTTGTCGTGCTGATTGTGGCGTTGTTGCCGCTGTGGCTAATGGTTAACGCCTTGTCTGGGCTATACAACCGAGAAATATTTTTGTCGCGCCCCAAAGAGTATATGCGCGTGCTGTTGACCTCAGTGATTAGCGTGATGGCGCTAATTTCTTACGAATTTTTCACTGGCGAAGATGTGTTTCCGGTGCGAATCATTGCAGTATACTTTGTGGTCATCAATTTTATTTTGATGATTCTTGGTCGTGAGATTGTGAAATTGATCAATAGTGTTTTGATCTTGCGTGGCTTTGGTAGGCAAAAAGTGTTGATCGTTGGTGATAATGATAAAACTGTTGAGTTGGCAGAATATTTTGGCAAAAATATCAATTATGGCTATGACGTCGTTGGCGTCGTGGCTGGTTATGGTGGTAAAGGGGTTGAAACCTTTAAGAACTTCAAAACGGCAGTAGAATCAGTTCGCCCAGCCATCATCATACAAACTGACATTACACGGTCCCAAGAGGTATATCACTACGCTTTGTCAAACCACCTGACTTATATGTTTGTGCCGCAGCAAGACCGAATGGTGTCCAAAATGAATAGCGTGGAAATCATTGCTGGACTACCAATCATAGAAATTCAGGCAACCCAGTTGTTCGGGGTTGGTCGAGTGTGGAAACGCTTGATGGATATCGTGGTCGGTAGTGTGGCGCTACTACTACTCTCACCAATCATGCTGTTGGTTGCTATCATCATGAAACTGAGCGCACCACGTGAAGCCGTGTTCTTCCGTCAGACCAGGTTAACACGGTTTAACCGCGAATTTAGGATCTATAAGTTCCGCTCACAAAAATCTAAATATAACGGCACAACTCCTGAAGAAGCTTTTACCATGATGGGCCGTCCGGAGCTGATCAAACAATATCGTGACAATGGCGATCAACTGGACAATGATCCACGCATCACTCGGTTGGGGCGATTTCTTCGGGCGACCTCACTGGATGAATTGCCACAACTGCTAAATGTCGTCAAAGGTGATATCTCACTAGTTGGTCCACGAGCCTTAATTCCTCAGGAGATCAATCAGTACAAACGCAAAGATACTATCTTGGCAGTGAAATCAGGTTTGACTGGTCTGGCGCAGGTGTCTGGCAGGCGCGATATTAGCTTTGAGGAGCGACGTCAGCTTGATGTGTATTATGTGCAGAACTGGTCGCTGTGGTTGGATATTCGTATTTTGGTAAAGACGTTTGGGATGGTGTTGTTCCAACGGGGAGCTCGATAA
- a CDS encoding NUDIX domain-containing protein gives MTDVPSKTKVSSRIVYQNPWITIHEDQTISQDGNTGIYGYMESRDSCMVVVVDDQERLYLVRGFRYPSQSFGWELPGGGGDNEDLLEASKRELEEETGIIAQSWQKLGEAYVCNGLLTEKMAVCLAQELSFTGRREQSDELFSDMRFFTLDEIDDLIRNGEINDCQTLAGLHYYQLCERIIHEI, from the coding sequence ATGACAGATGTGCCGTCAAAAACTAAAGTCAGCAGTAGAATCGTCTACCAAAATCCTTGGATCACCATCCACGAAGATCAGACCATTAGTCAAGACGGAAACACCGGAATCTATGGCTATATGGAATCGCGAGATTCGTGCATGGTTGTAGTGGTAGACGACCAAGAGCGCTTGTACTTGGTGCGCGGTTTTCGCTATCCCTCACAAAGCTTTGGCTGGGAGCTGCCCGGCGGCGGAGGTGATAATGAAGATCTACTAGAAGCCTCAAAGCGCGAACTTGAAGAAGAAACCGGTATCATCGCTCAGTCCTGGCAAAAACTGGGTGAAGCGTATGTTTGCAATGGCCTATTGACAGAGAAAATGGCCGTTTGCCTGGCACAAGAGCTAAGTTTTACTGGTCGGCGCGAACAAAGCGATGAATTGTTTAGCGATATGCGGTTTTTCACGCTTGATGAGATTGATGATTTGATTCGAAATGGCGAGATTAATGACTGCCAAACTCTGGCAGGACTACATTATTATCAACTATGCGAAAGGATAATCCATGAAATTTGA
- a CDS encoding glycosyltransferase family 2 protein translates to MKRVCVIIPAYNEGAVIKDVIKKSKKIFSKANASYAIDVVLVNDGSKDDTLKQAQKGGAIVIDHILNSGAGGATLTGLAYARRHGYDIAATMDADGQHDPEDVLAGIRQSDSSDTDLLIGSRLINSEGMSRTKILGNKGLSFITYALFGINVTDSQSGLRVYSRKAIDNLDWKSTGYEFCSEMIWRAKQAGMVISEYPIKAIYTDYSRAKGQNNWNAINIVKRLFKQRLMELFE, encoded by the coding sequence ATGAAACGAGTTTGTGTTATCATACCTGCCTACAATGAAGGCGCCGTCATTAAGGATGTGATCAAGAAATCAAAGAAGATTTTTTCAAAGGCTAATGCATCCTATGCCATTGACGTTGTGCTCGTTAATGACGGATCCAAAGACGATACACTCAAACAAGCACAAAAAGGCGGTGCAATTGTCATTGATCATATCTTAAACTCTGGAGCTGGCGGAGCCACCTTAACTGGACTTGCCTACGCGCGGCGGCACGGCTATGATATCGCAGCCACCATGGACGCTGATGGTCAACACGATCCAGAAGATGTTTTGGCGGGAATTCGGCAAAGCGACAGCTCTGACACCGATTTACTCATTGGCAGCCGACTCATTAACAGCGAGGGTATGTCCCGGACTAAGATCTTAGGGAACAAGGGGTTAAGCTTCATCACTTACGCCCTGTTCGGTATCAATGTTACCGACTCACAGTCTGGTCTACGGGTTTACTCGCGAAAGGCAATTGATAACCTCGACTGGAAATCGACTGGTTATGAGTTTTGTTCAGAGATGATTTGGCGCGCCAAACAAGCGGGTATGGTCATTTCCGAATACCCAATCAAAGCAATTTACACTGATTATTCTCGCGCCAAAGGTCAAAACAACTGGAATGCCATCAATATCGTCAAACGACTATTCAAGCAACGCTTAATGGAGCTATTCGAATGA
- the rfbA gene encoding glucose-1-phosphate thymidylyltransferase RfbA, which yields MKGIILAGGSGTRLWPITQAISKQLMPIYDKPMIYYPLTTLMQAGIRDILIITTPDDQAGFQRLLGDGSQWGINLEYAVQSKPEGLAQAFIIGEEFIGDDKVALVLGDNIFHGERLDESLQECTNPDGGTVFAYKVSDPERYGVVEFDEQNQAISIEEKPAEPKSNFAVVGLYFYDNDVVEIAKNVKPSDRGELEITSINAEYLRRGKLQVQTLDNGDVWLDTGTIDSLTDASDFVRVIQKRTGRIIGSPEKIAFTNGWISKEELNTLAKSLKKSGYSNYFTRLL from the coding sequence ATGAAAGGAATAATTTTAGCAGGTGGATCAGGCACGCGCCTTTGGCCAATTACTCAGGCGATCAGTAAGCAACTAATGCCAATTTATGATAAGCCGATGATCTATTATCCGCTCACCACACTCATGCAGGCAGGGATTCGTGATATCTTGATAATCACCACACCAGACGACCAGGCTGGATTTCAACGACTCCTTGGCGACGGTTCACAATGGGGTATCAACCTCGAATATGCTGTCCAGTCCAAACCAGAAGGTCTAGCACAGGCTTTCATCATCGGTGAAGAATTCATCGGCGACGACAAGGTGGCGTTAGTCCTGGGAGATAACATCTTCCACGGTGAGCGGCTGGATGAGTCTCTACAGGAGTGTACTAATCCTGACGGCGGTACGGTCTTTGCCTACAAAGTTTCTGACCCAGAACGGTACGGTGTTGTCGAGTTTGATGAGCAAAATCAAGCCATTTCCATCGAAGAAAAACCAGCCGAGCCAAAATCAAACTTTGCCGTTGTTGGTTTGTATTTCTACGATAATGACGTGGTCGAAATTGCCAAAAACGTCAAACCATCCGACCGCGGTGAGCTAGAAATCACCTCCATCAATGCTGAATATTTACGCCGTGGTAAACTGCAGGTCCAAACCTTAGATAACGGTGATGTCTGGCTGGACACCGGAACAATCGACAGCCTGACTGACGCCTCTGACTTCGTTCGCGTCATCCAGAAACGAACTGGCCGCATCATCGGTAGTCCAGAGAAAATTGCCTTTACAAACGGTTGGATTTCCAAAGAAGAGTTGAATACTTTAGCAAAATCACTGAAGAAATCTGGATATAGTAACTATTTCACAAGATTGTTATAA
- a CDS encoding NAD-dependent epimerase/dehydratase family protein, with product MKIAITGASGYIGRHITALAKKNGHEVIAIDRSSDIDIFSQHQNVFEALQKPDVLLHLAWRDGFKHNSPEHMKNLSHHYEFLHSYIHDGGKKVAVMGSMHEVGYWEGVINEHTPCDPLSQYGVAKNALRQSMMLLAKDCDAKLYWLRGFYIYGDDIGGHSIFSKIAQAAADGKTEFPFTTGKNNYDFLHIDDFSDQVLAAITQDDITGIINICSGKPVSLAERVEQYIQDNHYNIKLQYGAFPDRPYDSPAVWGDNSKIRAIKAK from the coding sequence GTGAAAATTGCCATCACTGGAGCCAGCGGATATATTGGGCGTCATATTACTGCGCTGGCTAAGAAGAATGGGCACGAAGTAATAGCTATTGATAGATCAAGCGATATTGATATTTTTTCTCAGCACCAGAATGTGTTTGAAGCGTTACAAAAACCTGATGTATTACTACATTTAGCCTGGCGAGATGGTTTTAAGCATAATTCACCAGAGCACATGAAAAATCTCTCTCATCACTACGAGTTTTTACATTCATATATACATGATGGTGGTAAGAAGGTGGCGGTGATGGGTAGTATGCACGAGGTTGGCTATTGGGAGGGTGTAATTAATGAGCATACGCCGTGTGATCCGTTGTCTCAATATGGCGTTGCCAAGAATGCTTTGCGGCAAAGCATGATGTTATTAGCGAAAGATTGTGACGCTAAACTGTATTGGCTGCGTGGTTTTTATATCTATGGCGATGATATTGGTGGTCACTCAATATTCTCCAAAATCGCACAAGCTGCCGCTGATGGTAAAACCGAGTTTCCTTTCACAACAGGTAAGAATAACTATGATTTTTTACATATTGATGATTTTTCAGATCAAGTATTGGCGGCCATCACCCAGGATGATATAACAGGAATTATCAATATTTGTTCTGGTAAGCCGGTGAGTTTGGCAGAGCGAGTCGAACAATATATACAAGACAATCACTACAATATTAAGTTACAATATGGAGCTTTTCCGGACAGACCATATGATTCGCCAGCAGTTTGGGGCGATAATTCAAAGATAAGGGCAATCAAAGCCAAGTAA
- a CDS encoding lipopolysaccharide biosynthesis protein yields MQNIKKDYLWNSLGSLLQSAISPVLLIIITRLNGIDDSGLFSFALSLSVVFWAVSLWGGRTYQVSDIKREFSSGGYVAVRFVASLIVVISAIAFCVLNGYNTTKTGLIMILVTFKILESIADSLYGILQIHHKLYIAGISLTMKAILGFGAFMVVDILTKNVIYGALAILLVNILIILLYDVLWVRRVEIINVNKKLCKKYITQAVAIMKHTSAVFVVMFLTMFSLNIPRYFLDKVHPDQIGYFGIMAMPITLLGLFISFIIQPNVVNLSELLAKGKLKEFARIVGKINQITFGIGVLSVILSYLIGVLILNIIFGININNFRLDLMIMVIGAVANAFVSIYVNLLIIMRRFKGQFYTLLLTDILAVAVSMCLIERLAMLGSVLVFMMISFLQVALLLVIYKRSLKDAIIIDKVKGSYE; encoded by the coding sequence ATGCAAAATATCAAAAAAGATTATCTCTGGAACTCGCTGGGTTCGTTGTTACAGAGTGCAATCTCACCGGTATTGCTAATCATTATCACCCGACTAAACGGCATTGATGATTCTGGATTGTTTTCGTTTGCATTGTCGCTTTCGGTGGTATTTTGGGCAGTATCCCTATGGGGTGGTCGGACATATCAAGTATCTGATATTAAGCGGGAATTCTCAAGTGGTGGTTATGTTGCGGTACGCTTTGTCGCATCGCTCATTGTGGTAATTTCCGCAATAGCATTTTGTGTACTGAACGGATATAACACCACAAAAACAGGCTTAATTATGATTTTGGTAACCTTTAAAATTCTAGAATCAATTGCCGACTCGTTGTACGGTATCTTGCAGATCCATCACAAGTTATATATCGCTGGTATATCACTAACCATGAAAGCGATTCTTGGTTTTGGGGCGTTCATGGTGGTTGATATTTTAACTAAGAATGTTATATACGGCGCGCTGGCAATACTACTCGTCAATATACTCATCATCCTCCTGTATGACGTGTTATGGGTGCGACGTGTTGAGATTATTAACGTAAATAAAAAACTATGCAAAAAATATATCACCCAGGCTGTTGCCATCATGAAGCACACGTCAGCGGTATTCGTCGTGATGTTTTTGACAATGTTTTCACTCAATATTCCGCGGTATTTTTTGGATAAAGTCCATCCTGACCAAATTGGCTATTTTGGCATTATGGCGATGCCAATTACGCTCCTCGGACTCTTTATATCGTTTATCATTCAGCCGAATGTCGTCAATTTATCTGAACTATTAGCAAAAGGAAAATTGAAGGAGTTTGCGCGAATCGTCGGTAAGATCAATCAAATAACCTTTGGAATAGGCGTACTTTCAGTTATCCTGAGTTATTTGATTGGTGTTTTGATACTTAACATTATTTTTGGCATCAATATCAATAATTTCCGCCTTGATTTGATGATTATGGTTATTGGTGCGGTGGCGAACGCTTTTGTGTCGATTTATGTTAATCTGCTAATCATTATGCGTCGATTTAAGGGACAATTTTACACACTACTACTCACAGATATTTTGGCGGTAGCGGTGTCTATGTGTTTGATTGAGCGGTTGGCGATGTTGGGTAGTGTGCTGGTTTTTATGATGATCAGCTTTTTGCAAGTAGCACTTCTGTTGGTCATCTACAAGCGATCACTAAAAGATGCTATAATAATTGACAAAGTAAAGGGGAGTTATGAGTAA